The Chrysemys picta bellii isolate R12L10 chromosome 10, ASM1138683v2, whole genome shotgun sequence genome segment AACAAGGGTTACAAGTGACTTGGTACCTCAAAGCCTTTTTCTTTAGCAACTTAaggttccagtcctgctcccactgaaatcaataggagttttgccattgatttcaaggagaatcaagcccttaatgAGACAGCAGTCTCTTAGGGACAATTTAATTTGGGGTTGACAATAGCACAGATTAAAGAAGAATAAGTATTGGTTCTTTTTTGTTTCTGGTGGGAGAGACAGAAACATAACACGTTTTAGAGAATTTATTTTCTAATTTTGTAAGCCAAGATTGTCATGTATATTGCTGTATTTCGTATTCTTGGCTGTAATATTTCCTCTATGTGCAGCACAATATTAAGATGGAGGACTATGAGAAGTTCTGTGAAAAGCATCTTGCAAGGATCCAAGGAGAGTCGATTAAAAGGGAAACGTCTTCATCTGCTCAGAAGAATATCTCACTTATTAAATTCCATGGCATTCCTGTGCTTTCACCTCTGGTAAGATTCCCTTGCCAATTAGGCATTTGTATTAAAAAAGAAGAGGACAACCATTTTTGTTTAGTTATTTCTATCTAGATAACATATGACTAACCTTGAGTAGTACAGGAGACAAGTACTTGTCTGTAATGTTGAGGTTCAAAACCAAAATGAGGGTGGTGGGATAGGGGGATTGTCATGCAATGTAGTACAAGAGGATTTTGTCATTTGAACAAATTAGATTGTGGTGCCTTTGACTTGGGCAATGCCTGCTGGGTGGACTCTTTCTTCCCTTCCTGCTATACCCAGTGGTCTTTCTTCTCTAAAGGCTGCCCTTCCCCACTCAATAATACCCTCTTTTCTACACTATTCCACTCCCACTATACTTATCTTGCACCACATCTACCCTAGTGTATTTCATAGACAGAATTCTAATGGGTAGCAGTGGTGTAAGTTATAGTGTAAAAAGGGCATAGGTATTCTTTACCGCTATCATTTAACTGATCCTTGACACTACAGCTATTACTGGTGGAGCTGGACCAGTAGGAAATTACAGCTATAAAACTGACTAGCATAAACAAAGCCAAACTTGCAACACAGCTATATATGTTCTCTAGCAGGGCGCCTCCAAGGCTTTTTCCATACAAAAGGTTTTCTGAAATCTTCTCATTGATGTTTCTAGTATCAACAAAGCTACACTAGTTCAATGATGTGAGGATCTGAGAAAAGTGTCAGAGGAGATGCAGCTCCCTTTAAACTGTTTCCTACTCTGTTGTAGGACTCTGAGTACTCCAGGTTCTGATTTCACAAAATAAACAGGGTAACTTTTACTTTCAAGCCTTTTGTTCCTACTAACTACATTTCCTTACTCTTTTTTTAGattatgtatgtatgtttgtgtATATTTATCATGTGGAAAACCAGATAAATATTACTACTGAACACTTTcttttcagttgaaaaaaatGCTGATTTACCAGTTATTTAACATTATTTGGGCTTGTTTAAAATAGTACTGGATAACAAGAAATAACACCGGGAAAACACATGGGGTGATTAAAGAGAATTTAGCTTTGTAACTTCTTTTATTTCAACAAATGCTGTTTCTAGGACAAAGAAGGGAGCTAGAAGAAAGTAAACTAGAGCAGGAAGAGTGATTTATAAGGCCTTGGAAGGGACTTCTATATTTGGGTCTGAAATTCACCTATGGTATGAAGGGTCAGTGTGAAGATCCCACATCCCAGCAATTAGACAAGGCTTATGGATAGGAAACTGGGGTGAGAGTGGTCATTTGGGTGCTTGTGCACTCTGTATACACCATTCAAAAGATCTCTTTACCAGCTCTGCATAGTCTGGTGTGGAAGGCCATCCAGTGAGAGGGTCCACATGATCAACCATTGAGTAGATCCTGTAAAGCTAAATCTCTCTGCACTTCATACGCATATGCTCCAATTCTTGGGCTTTATGTGGGCTGAGTAAATTTTCCCTGTCTTACCAAAAAATATTTATGGTTAAAAAGAGGCTAATCTTCAAACTGCATAAAATCTCAACAAACATGTGCTCTCCCATTtcatatcaatttttaaaaaatatttcttatatttaattttgctttttgATAAAGAAAAGAAGTCACTGATACTTTGTTTTGCAGATGAGTCTTGAGAGAAAAAAGGAAATGCAGCAGGATAAACAAAAAGCACTTGATGTAGAGATCTGGAAACAGAATTCCAGGAAAAGAGCTTTACTGAATCGTGTTCAGGAGATCCTGGAAAATGTGCAGGCAAGTTTTTTAATTAGCTGTTGTATGAAAATGTCTTCTCTGCACATTCCAAGGGTCACTGAAGGCTAGTAAGATCCCTAATATAAACTAGCAGTTACTAGCAGTTTACTCTCTTTAGACCAACATTTGCTAGTAATTTATATTGTATGACCTGTTACAGTTACAGTGAATACATGTAATAGTTTTAAATAATGTTGTTAAGTTAAGTGTGGTCCGTGCTCAATTTGGTATTTGTAGAAATCAGCTAGTTTTTGTGGTACGGCTATTGTTTTCATAACACCATTTAAAATAGCTAGATAGATTTCCTTCAGACTGGTCACTACTATAAAAACTGTTAACTAGTGACATTACCGCTTTCCCCCCCTGAAACTAAACTTTGCAAAATAAAGAACAGTGCTGGTGTATGCTTTGAAATTTATATTGTAATTATCTTTTCTTGTTCAATGATGGGACTATTCTTAGGGGTTAGACAGGCAGATACTTTAAATTAGTAGTTCTCAACgaggggtccggggccccctgggggatcatgagcaggtttcaggggggccaccaAGAAGGGCTGGCATGAGACTTGTTGGGGCCaaaggcagaaagccaaagccccactgcatggggctgaagcctggtgacccaagccccaccacctagggctgaagccgaagcctgagcaacttagcttcgtggGGTTCCCTGTGGCATGGAGCCCttggcaactgccctgcttgctatcccatAATGCTGGCCCAAAACCCAGTAGttgtgggccgtggagtttttataacatgttgggGGGGGCTTAgaaggaaaaaggttgagaactcctgctttaaatttttttttttttttctaaataggcTTCTTAAAACCAGTGTAGTTTGGGTTTTTTAGTAGGATGTAATAAAGCCCTTGAACTAACCCACCAGCTAACTGAACACAGTTTGCATTGGGCTTAAGTTTTATTACTGAGGTGGCAAATGTAATCTATTGAGCTTCTTGTTTTGTTTACTAGTGTGTGCATGGAAACCATCACCTGACTTGGGATTTGAAAGGCAGACCAGGAGCATATGTTGAGAATACAAAATAATGGTTTGCTTTCTTCTAGACCTCCTGTGGTTAATGGGCACTTAGGTTGATACAACTCTGACAACCTTTTATCCTTCAGTTTAAATGCCCCTATTGTCAATAGCTGCACTGTTACCTATACCTAAAGAGGACTATGAATTTATACAAAGGGGCAGACAATACTGAATGGTCTgtgctctttttatttatttatttatttattgtcagTTGCTTTCCACAGAAGCAAGCTCTGGTTACATaataatgaaaaccaaaaaggTTTTCTTGTATGTCCATAAATTTCATTGAGAATTATGTATGTACTCTTTTGCATAATGCTTCTCTTAATTGGCAATGGGTTAATCTGAGTTGAAGTATATTGAATGTTATTGCTGAAGTTATTTGAATTACATGTCAGAATAAACGCCAATGATACATTTATGTAACATCCTATTGCCTGAACATTGTTCTTTAATTGGCAGCCATAATATTACTTAAAGAATATATGTTCAAatatctgtttttcttttaatataactTTATCGTAGGTGGTTGGTCTGATGATAAAAACTTCTGACTAaaccaaatattaaaatatatttgttgcGTTCTCCTCAAATTACTTTTGCCAGTTGGAAAGGTCATCTTCTGCATCGTAGACTAGTGTGGTTGCCATAGTTCCATTCAAGTTGGAAAATTCATGTTGCATTAAAGTGACAGCAATCTAACTTTATAGATCAGAAGGCATATGTACTTAATCTTAATTTGAAAACAGTAGGGCTTCATTACACTGAATTGACATAAtaattttcaggtttttttttgcagGTCAGAAAGGTGTCTAGTATGAGCGATTTGGATCAGTGGGAGCCTGAGAGTGGTCACTCTAATTCAGAATCAAAAGCCTCAAATGGCTTCACAATGCTATCAAACATCAATTTGCCAAGTTCTATTGAATGCTGTGGTACTACAGACCTTGAAAAAACATTGGAAATTATGCCAGCAGATACTGCTATCCAGGTTACATCAAGTGGAATAGACTCAGTTAGAGGCACAGAAGAATATATTCCTCCTGAACAAAGTGAGAGCAACCTCTCAGAAAACATTGCTTGCCCAAAGGTTACATCCCCTGATAAAACACAAAATATGACTACTTCAAATGCACATGTAAACCAAGAGCATACGGAGGTGCCACCAGCTGGTGAGGAAGTACCTGATCCGTATGTAATGAGTCTTCAAAACCTTCTGAAAAAGTCTAGGGAGTACATAGAGAGAGAGCAAACCAGACGTAGCATAAGAAGTAATTCAAAAAGAAGTGTTAATGAAAGTCATTCAGATAAAGAAAATGATGCAATTAAAACAAATgtgtctgggaaagagagagcgAGGTTTACAGGCAGGAGTTGTACTCCTCTGACACTTGATAAACCAAGTCTTAATAAATCAAATATTCTTCTCCAAGGTGCCTCTGCCCAAATAAATAGCGTGAGTACATCAGCTTCACCCAGTTTTTCTAAAGTGGATATACCTACCAGAGCTGGAACACCCCCAGTTTTGGATTCGGATTCAGatgaagaatttaaaaatatctcTACCTTTGATCACGATAGTAGTATTGTCAGAAGCCTTACAGGGTCTTATGCCAAattgcccagcccagagccaagtATGAGCCCTAAAATGCACCGAAGACGCCCAAGACCTTCATCAATGGGACACATAGTTATCAATAACCCTGTGAATGCCTATGAATTAAGCCCTATAAACAAGGGAAGAGCAATTGACTTGATCATACAAGATGTCACTGACCAAACGAATGCATCTGAACCTGTGCCAAAATTCACTGCTGACATCACTGCAGTTTGTTCTAGCAAAGCTCATGTCAACAAGAATTCTTCAGAGACGTCAAATCACATGTGTCAGCATTCCATTAGTCAACTAGAGAGTAAAGGAATGATGGTGTCTTCCATAATGGAGGGAAAACTGGATAGTAGAAGGCCATTCAAAATGGACAGTACTACTTGTACTGCAACTCCAAAATTGCATGAGTCGTTTGCAGTCAGTCAGTCGATGGTGACTCAAAAGTTCGTTACTATGAATGGAATCAAGCCAGATAGTTTATTAGAAAAGACCAAAAGTAATTCACCCGTGGAACTCAATAAATCTTATGATGTAGAAAATCCATCTCCATTACTGATGCAAAGCCAGAATAAGCATCAGCAAATGGATACTCCAAATGTTTCTTCTGGAAATGAACATTTTGTAGAAAATGGTTTCGAAAAAGTGAAACGTAGGCTTGATTTGGATATTGATAGCTCACAGAAAGAGAACAACCCATATGTTTTAACAGATGGAACAGAAGAACAAGAGAAGTGGAGGTTGCAAGAGCGAAGATGCCCCATAGGATCTGTTTATGGTAACAAGAATGAAACCTCAGGCAGTAGTACCAACGGTGAGATAACATTTTCTGTAGTCAGGCTTTTTCCAAGTTGGAAAGTTATCTTTAGTTAGAAATGTCATTTTTAGAAAATAGGCCACTGTCTTTCATCTGCACCTTAGTTTTTTGAGTATTCCCCTAGCTTGTGCATCATTTATGATAAAATGACAGGatacatttctgtatttttaattcacTAAACATTAAGTAAGGCCCTGTAGTAAACCAAGTTTTTCTGAAAGTCTTCTGAAAGCTGCTATTGAATGACCAAAATGATCTTCTGTATATGAAAGTTGCCTCATTAGATGCAAAGCCTTGTACCTCCTACTTGATAATGAATGATACAGGAGTATGTGCTTAGACATTTTCATATAGCATATACCAGAAAAGGTATTCGTTTTCTTGTtatataaaacatatttttatctGATCTGCTTGCTTAAAATCACCATTTGCTGCCTTAACTGGAGTCTTTCCTCTTTGTATTGTAAAGTTTTTTGATATTGTTCTATTGAAAATTGTTGTATATAATTAGattagagagatttaaaaaaagaaaaatgaaaggcCACTGAACAGAAATTAAACAATCATGCCAATAAAGGCGCTTGCTATATCCTGGTGGAACATAAAAATGAAAGGAGGAAATCTCAACTGAAAAATAATCTAAAGAAAATTTCACAAGAGCATGCATGGGTTTGTGGGATGTGTTTTAAATATTCACCCAGTTTTAATCTGAAACCTCCAAAGAGACTGGAGAGATTCTAGCAGCACAGACTCATTGTGCATGTATGGGGACACTTGTGAAATGTTTAATAACAGAAAGAAAATCTAAGTGAATTCTTGTGTGCCAGGGAAAGGTCAATAGGGCAACTAGCATGAGTATGGTGAGCAGGACTATGGTAGAGCAGTTTTTTGAGTTCTTAAAATGTAAGAAAACAGAGgcacactgcaaataaaaacatACTTGCATTAAAATATCAGCTGCAAGTAACTTCAATATTACCAGGATTGGTGTTCTTCCAATTCAAGAATAAAAATGTCATGTGTATGTCTGTAAAGGAAACTATCAAAACTGAGTGGAATAAATGTTTTGTTCACTCAAGCAAGTAGTCATATTCTTTTCAAAGCTAGTCTCTGCATGTGACCTCTTGAATCTGGGATTGGTTAGTGCCATTTATACTGTCCCGTCCATGGATATGCTGATCTCAGAAACgtgaaatatgaaataaaagaaaaatattctacTTCATGTTTTTGTGGATATACCAACGGTGCTGTAGAACACCCAATGGAAAAATGTATTGAAAATGTAGAGATCTGTTTATCTAGCTTGCAGAACACTTAGAAAATGTAAGACTATATGATTAATGCTTTATGatgcatgtatttttttttcttttcagaagaagagattttgaaaaataaactctTGGCTTTTGAAGAAATGAGAAAGAGACTTGAAGAGCAGCATGCACAACAACTATCAGTACTGATAGCTGAACAagagagagaacaggagagaTTGCAGAAGGTGAGGGAACAAGATAAGAAAATGCTAAAATGAGGTGTTTAGGGTTAATTGCTCAACTTGCTATTTTAGTATAAGGGGCTGAAACAATATATTATTTCTCTGCATATCATACTCAAGATGGATATTTAATAAATCTGTCTGAATTTGTGGGAGCTCTTTGAAGAATATGATTGTGTGAAACCTTCGCTGAGCTTCCATTTTGGTCTGGCTAGCAGCATTTAGAGCATTGAGAAAACTCATGCGGCAAAAACAGGAGGCTTAGGATTATTCTCTGTTTTAGTATAGAGATG includes the following:
- the CCP110 gene encoding centriolar coiled-coil protein of 110 kDa isoform X2, yielding MEDYEKFCEKHLARIQGESIKRETSSSAQKNISLIKFHGIPVLSPLMSLERKKEMQQDKQKALDVEIWKQNSRKRALLNRVQEILENVQVRKVSSMSDLDQWEPESGHSNSESKASNGFTMLSNINLPSSIECCGTTDLEKTLEIMPADTAIQVTSSGIDSVRGTEEYIPPEQSESNLSENIACPKVTSPDKTQNMTTSNAHVNQEHTEVPPAGEEVPDPYVMSLQNLLKKSREYIEREQTRRSIRSNSKRSVNESHSDKENDAIKTNVSGKERARFTGRSCTPLTLDKPSLNKSNILLQGASAQINSVSTSASPSFSKVDIPTRAGTPPVLDSDSDEEFKNISTFDHDSSIVRSLTGSYAKLPSPEPSMSPKMHRRRPRPSSMGHIVINNPVNAYELSPINKGRAIDLIIQDVTDQTNASEPVPKFTADITAVCSSKAHVNKNSSETSNHMCQHSISQLESKGMMVSSIMEGKLDSRRPFKMDSTTCTATPKLHESFAVSQSMVTQKFVTMNGIKPDSLLEKTKSNSPVELNKSYDVENPSPLLMQSQNKHQQMDTPNVSSGNEHFVENGFEKVKRRLDLDIDSSQKENNPYVLTDGTEEQEKWRLQERRCPIGSVYGNKNETSGSSTNEEEILKNKLLAFEEMRKRLEEQHAQQLSVLIAEQEREQERLQKTFNLQEIEEQERRLKGKKSATADLEIPKMTISSGMEQQWRKISESGLLETILTQVETIHNTNSNSTGFANTTMPSSFGSTNEAPFYLWGPSGSGMSKISASRLIRAKTRWSQATNPEMQVKFSKITALVKGFLTRRLMQTEKLKYLRQTVKDTMEFIKNFQSEAPLKRGTVSAQDASLQERVMAQLRAALYDIHDIFFIMEVSERMNILRHDREVRKEKMLRQMAKIKTPRERVTLSTATQKSLDRKKYMKAAEMGMPNKKLIIKQNTPEARVLQPNQGQNTPIHRLLCRQGTPKTSMKGVEQNRKKSSESRVPNKATSGVYAGRIQRKKPNVVTI
- the CCP110 gene encoding centriolar coiled-coil protein of 110 kDa isoform X1, translating into MEDYEKFCEKHLARIQGESIKRETSSSAQKNISLIKFHGIPVLSPLMSLERKKEMQQDKQKALDVEIWKQNSRKRALLNRVQEILENVQVRKVSSMSDLDQWEPESGHSNSESKASNGFTMLSNINLPSSIECCGTTDLEKTLEIMPADTAIQVTSSGIDSVRGTEEYIPPEQSESNLSENIACPKVTSPDKTQNMTTSNAHVNQEHTEVPPAGEEVPDPYVMSLQNLLKKSREYIEREQTRRSIRSNSKRSVNESHSDKENDAIKTNVSGKERARFTGRSCTPLTLDKPSLNKSNILLQGASAQINSVSTSASPSFSKVDIPTRAGTPPVLDSDSDEEFKNISTFDHDSSIVRSLTGSYAKLPSPEPSMSPKMHRRRPRPSSMGHIVINNPVNAYELSPINKGRAIDLIIQDVTDQTNASEPVPKFTADITAVCSSKAHVNKNSSETSNHMCQHSISQLESKGMMVSSIMEGKLDSRRPFKMDSTTCTATPKLHESFAVSQSMVTQKFVTMNGIKPDSLLEKTKSNSPVELNKSYDVENPSPLLMQSQNKHQQMDTPNVSSGNEHFVENGFEKVKRRLDLDIDSSQKENNPYVLTDGTEEQEKWRLQERRCPIGSVYGNKNETSGSSTNEEEILKNKLLAFEEMRKRLEEQHAQQLSVLIAEQEREQERLQKTFNLQEIEEQERRLKGKKSATADLEIPKMTISSGMEQQWRKISESGLLETILTQVETIHNTNSNSTGKSFANTTMPSSFGSTNEAPFYLWGPSGSGMSKISASRLIRAKTRWSQATNPEMQVKFSKITALVKGFLTRRLMQTEKLKYLRQTVKDTMEFIKNFQSEAPLKRGTVSAQDASLQERVMAQLRAALYDIHDIFFIMEVSERMNILRHDREVRKEKMLRQMAKIKTPRERVTLSTATQKSLDRKKYMKAAEMGMPNKKLIIKQNTPEARVLQPNQGQNTPIHRLLCRQGTPKTSMKGVEQNRKKSSESRVPNKATSGVYAGRIQRKKPNVVTI
- the CCP110 gene encoding centriolar coiled-coil protein of 110 kDa isoform X4; this translates as MEDYEKFCEKHLARIQGESIKRETSSSAQKNISLIKFHGIPVLSPLMSLERKKEMQQDKQKALDVEIWKQNSRKRALLNRVQEILENVQVRKVSSMSDLDQWEPESGHSNSESKASNGFTMLSNINLPSSIECCGTTDLEKTLEIMPADTAIQVTSSGIDSVRGTEEYIPPEQSESNLSENIACPKVTSPDKTQNMTTSNAHVNQEHTEVPPAGEEVPDPYVMSLQNLLKKSREYIEREQTRRSIRSNSKRSVNESHSDKENDAIKTNVSGKERARFTGRSCTPLTLDKPSLNKSNILLQGASAQINSVSTSASPSFSKVDIPTRAGTPPVLDSDSDEEFKNISTFDHDSSIVRSLTGSYAKLPSPEPSMSPKMHRRRPRPSSMGHIVINNPVNAYELSPINKGRAIDLIIQDVTDQTNASEPVPKFTADITAVCSSKAHVNKNSSETSNHMCQHSISQLESKGMMVSSIMEGKLDSRRPFKMDSTTCTATPKLHESFAVSQSMVTQKFVTMNGIKPDSLLEKTKSNSPVELNKSYDVENPSPLLMQSQNKHQQMDTPNVSSGNEHFVENGFEKVKRRLDLDIDSSQKENNPYVLTDGTEEQEKWRLQERRCPIGSVYGNKNETSGSSTNEEEILKNKLLAFEEMRKRLEEQHAQQLSVLIAEQEREQERLQKEIEEQERRLKGKKSATADLEIPKMTISSGMEQQWRKISESGLLETILTQVETIHNTNSNSTGFANTTMPSSFGSTNEAPFYLWGPSGSGMSKISASRLIRAKTRWSQATNPEMQVKFSKITALVKGFLTRRLMQTEKLKYLRQTVKDTMEFIKNFQSEAPLKRGTVSAQDASLQERVMAQLRAALYDIHDIFFIMEVSERMNILRHDREVRKEKMLRQMAKIKTPRERVTLSTATQKSLDRKKYMKAAEMGMPNKKLIIKQNTPEARVLQPNQGQNTPIHRLLCRQGTPKTSMKGVEQNRKKSSESRVPNKATSGVYAGRIQRKKPNVVTI
- the CCP110 gene encoding centriolar coiled-coil protein of 110 kDa isoform X3 codes for the protein MEDYEKFCEKHLARIQGESIKRETSSSAQKNISLIKFHGIPVLSPLMSLERKKEMQQDKQKALDVEIWKQNSRKRALLNRVQEILENVQVRKVSSMSDLDQWEPESGHSNSESKASNGFTMLSNINLPSSIECCGTTDLEKTLEIMPADTAIQVTSSGIDSVRGTEEYIPPEQSESNLSENIACPKVTSPDKTQNMTTSNAHVNQEHTEVPPAGEEVPDPYVMSLQNLLKKSREYIEREQTRRSIRSNSKRSVNESHSDKENDAIKTNVSGKERARFTGRSCTPLTLDKPSLNKSNILLQGASAQINSVSTSASPSFSKVDIPTRAGTPPVLDSDSDEEFKNISTFDHDSSIVRSLTGSYAKLPSPEPSMSPKMHRRRPRPSSMGHIVINNPVNAYELSPINKGRAIDLIIQDVTDQTNASEPVPKFTADITAVCSSKAHVNKNSSETSNHMCQHSISQLESKGMMVSSIMEGKLDSRRPFKMDSTTCTATPKLHESFAVSQSMVTQKFVTMNGIKPDSLLEKTKSNSPVELNKSYDVENPSPLLMQSQNKHQQMDTPNVSSGNEHFVENGFEKVKRRLDLDIDSSQKENNPYVLTDGTEEQEKWRLQERRCPIGSVYGNKNETSGSSTNEEEILKNKLLAFEEMRKRLEEQHAQQLSVLIAEQEREQERLQKEIEEQERRLKGKKSATADLEIPKMTISSGMEQQWRKISESGLLETILTQVETIHNTNSNSTGKSFANTTMPSSFGSTNEAPFYLWGPSGSGMSKISASRLIRAKTRWSQATNPEMQVKFSKITALVKGFLTRRLMQTEKLKYLRQTVKDTMEFIKNFQSEAPLKRGTVSAQDASLQERVMAQLRAALYDIHDIFFIMEVSERMNILRHDREVRKEKMLRQMAKIKTPRERVTLSTATQKSLDRKKYMKAAEMGMPNKKLIIKQNTPEARVLQPNQGQNTPIHRLLCRQGTPKTSMKGVEQNRKKSSESRVPNKATSGVYAGRIQRKKPNVVTI
- the CCP110 gene encoding centriolar coiled-coil protein of 110 kDa isoform X5, which gives rise to MEDYEKFCEKHLARIQGESIKRETSSSAQKNISLIKFHGIPVLSPLMSLERKKEMQQDKQKALDVEIWKQNSRKRALLNRVQEILENVQVRKVSSMSDLDQWEPESGHSNSESKASNGFTMLSNINLPSSIECCGTTDLEKTLEIMPADTAIQVTSSGIDSVRGTEEYIPPEQSESNLSENIACPKVTSPDKTQNMTTSNAHVNQEHTEVPPAGEEVPDPYVMSLQNLLKKSREYIEREQTRRSIRSNSKRSVNESHSDKENDAIKTNVSGKERARFTGRSCTPLTLDKPSLNKSNILLQGASAQINSVSTSASPSFSKVDIPTRAGTPPVLDSDSDEEFKNISTFDHDSSIVRSLTGSYAKLPSPEPSMSPKMHRRRPRPSSMGHIVINNPVNAYELSPINKGRAIDLIIQDVTDQTNASEPVPKFTADITAVCSSKAHVNKNSSETSNHMCQHSISQLESKGMMVSSIMEGKLDSRRPFKMDSTTCTATPKLHESFAVSQSMVTQKFVTMNGIKPDSLLEKTKSNSPVELNKSYDVENPSPLLMQSQNKHQQMDTPNVSSGNEHFVENGFEKVKRRLDLDIDSSQKENNPYVLTDGTEEQEKWRLQERRCPIGSVYGNKNETSGSSTNEEEILKNKLLAFEEMRKRLEEQHAQQLSVLIAEQEREQERLQKTFNLQEIEEQERRLKGKKSATADLEIPKMTISSGMEQQWRKISESGLLETILTQVETIHNTNSNSTGKSFANTTMPSSFGSTNEAPFYLWGPSGSGMSKISASRLIRAKTRWSQATNPEMQVKFSKITALVKGFLTRRLMQTEKLKYLRQTVKDTMEFIKNFQSEAPLKRGTVSAQDASLQERVMAQLRAALYDIHDIFFIMEVSERMNILRHDREVRKEKMLRQMAKIKTPRERVTLSTATQKSLDRKKYMKAAEMGMPNKKLIIKQNTPEARVLQPNQGQNTPIHRLLCRQGSICRKNPKKEAKCCDNLRRQHSLG
- the CCP110 gene encoding centriolar coiled-coil protein of 110 kDa isoform X6, with translation MEDYEKFCEKHLARIQGESIKRETSSSAQKNISLIKFHGIPVLSPLMSLERKKEMQQDKQKALDVEIWKQNSRKRALLNRVQEILENVQVRKVSSMSDLDQWEPESGHSNSESKASNGFTMLSNINLPSSIECCGTTDLEKTLEIMPADTAIQVTSSGIDSVRGTEEYIPPEQSESNLSENIACPKVTSPDKTQNMTTSNAHVNQEHTEVPPAGEEVPDPYVMSLQNLLKKSREYIEREQTRRSIRSNSKRSVNESHSDKENDAIKTNVSGKERARFTGRSCTPLTLDKPSLNKSNILLQGASAQINSVSTSASPSFSKVDIPTRAGTPPVLDSDSDEEFKNISTFDHDSSIVRSLTGSYAKLPSPEPSMSPKMHRRRPRPSSMGHIVINNPVNAYELSPINKGRAIDLIIQDVTDQTNASEPVPKFTADITAVCSSKAHVNKNSSETSNHMCQHSISQLESKGMMVSSIMEGKLDSRRPFKMDSTTCTATPKLHESFAVSQSMVTQKFVTMNGIKPDSLLEKTKSNSPVELNKSYDVENPSPLLMQSQNKHQQMDTPNVSSGNEHFVENGFEKVKRRLDLDIDSSQKENNPYVLTDGTEEQEKWRLQERRCPIGSVYGNKNETSGSSTNEEEILKNKLLAFEEMRKRLEEQHAQQLSVLIAEQEREQERLQKTFNLQEIEEQERRLKGKKSATADLEIPKMTISSGMEQQWRKISESGLLETILTQVETIHNTNSNSTGFANTTMPSSFGSTNEAPFYLWGPSGSGMSKISASRLIRAKTRWSQATNPEMQVKFSKITALVKGFLTRRLMQTEKLKYLRQTVKDTMEFIKNFQSEAPLKRGTVSAQDASLQERVMAQLRAALYDIHDIFFIMEVSERMNILRHDREVRKEKMLRQMAKIKTPRERVTLSTATQKSLDRKKYMKAAEMGMPNKKLIIKQNTPEARVLQPNQGQNTPIHRLLCRQGSICRKNPKKEAKCCDNLRRQHSLG
- the CCP110 gene encoding centriolar coiled-coil protein of 110 kDa isoform X7, which gives rise to MEDYEKFCEKHLARIQGESIKRETSSSAQKNISLIKFHGIPVLSPLMSLERKKEMQQDKQKALDVEIWKQNSRKRALLNRVQEILENVQVRKVSSMSDLDQWEPESGHSNSESKASNGFTMLSNINLPSSIECCGTTDLEKTLEIMPADTAIQVTSSGIDSVRGTEEYIPPEQSESNLSENIACPKVTSPDKTQNMTTSNAHVNQEHTEVPPAGEEVPDPYVMSLQNLLKKSREYIEREQTRRSIRSNSKRSVNESHSDKENDAIKTNVSGKERARFTGRSCTPLTLDKPSLNKSNILLQGASAQINSVSTSASPSFSKVDIPTRAGTPPVLDSDSDEEFKNISTFDHDSSIVRSLTGSYAKLPSPEPSMSPKMHRRRPRPSSMGHIVINNPVNAYELSPINKGRAIDLIIQDVTDQTNASEPVPKFTADITAVCSSKAHVNKNSSETSNHMCQHSISQLESKGMMVSSIMEGKLDSRRPFKMDSTTCTATPKLHESFAVSQSMVTQKFVTMNGIKPDSLLEKTKSNSPVELNKSYDVENPSPLLMQSQNKHQQMDTPNVSSGNEHFVENGFEKVKRRLDLDIDSSQKENNPYVLTDGTEEQEKWRLQERRCPIGSVYGNKNETSGSSTNEEEILKNKLLAFEEMRKRLEEQHAQQLSVLIAEQEREQERLQKEIEEQERRLKGKKSATADLEIPKMTISSGMEQQWRKISESGLLETILTQVETIHNTNSNSTGFANTTMPSSFGSTNEAPFYLWGPSGSGMSKISASRLIRAKTRWSQATNPEMQVKFSKITALVKGFLTRRLMQTEKLKYLRQTVKDTMEFIKNFQSEAPLKRGTVSAQDASLQERVMAQLRAALYDIHDIFFIMEVSERMNILRHDREVRKEKMLRQMAKIKTPRERVTLSTATQKSLDRKKYMKAAEMGMPNKKLIIKQNTPEARVLQPNQGQNTPIHRLLCRQGSICRKNPKKEAKCCDNLRRQHSLG